The genomic region GTTGATACGTCCCGCTTCCGTTGCTTTGAAACCGATGGTTCCGAAGTCAAGTTTATTTCCGCGAGTAGCGTAACCGCGGTTACGCCCTTTCATTTGTTTACGATATTTCGTACGTTTAGGCATCAACATGATTATTTAGCCTTTCTGCGGGGACGGCGCTGTTCACCTTCGCCACGCTCTTCTTTAGATTCTTTTGCTTCTGGCTGAATCCCTTTGGTGAGAACCTCACCTTTGAAGATCCATACTTTGATACCGATTACACCGTATGTGGTGTGGGCTTCTGCGAAACCGTAATCGATTTTTGCACGGAGAGTATGAAGAGGTACGCGACCTTCAAGATACCACTCGGTACGTGCGATTTCAGCACCGCCCAGACGGCCCGCTACTGAAACTTTGATCCCTTTTGCGCCTGAACGTTGTGCATTCTGCATAACTTTTTTCATCGCACGGCGGAATGCAACCCGTTTTTCAAGCTGAGTAGCGACGTTTTCCGCAACGAGCTGTGCGGAAGCCTGCGCTTTTTTCTCTTCTTTGATGTTGACGGCAACCGGTTTACCGATCAGGTTTTGGAGAGATTCTTTGATTTTTTCAATGTCAGAACCTTTTTTCCCGATGATGATACCCGGACGTGCCGCGATGATCGTAACGCGAAGACGTTTCGCGGTACGCTCGATGACGATGTTGCTCACACCGGCATAGTAGAGTTCTTTTTTCAAGAATGTACGGATTTTATGGTCTTCGCCGAGGGAAACCGGAGCCGTTTTGAAGTTCGGGAACCAGCGAGATTCCCAGTTACGGTTGATACCCAGACGAAGTCCGATAGGATTAACTTTCTGACCCATAATTATTTACCTTCTACTTCTACCAAAATGTGCGACGTCGGTTTGCGGATACCAGAGGCGCTACCGCGAGCACGCTGCATAAAGCGTTTCAAAACCGGGCCTGCATCGACGCGGCATGATTTGATAACGCAATCTTCCGCTTCCTGTCCGCTGTTGGCAACCGCAGAAGCGATTACTTTAGCGATGATTTTAGCCGCTTTGTTCGGAGTAAACTCCAGTGCAGCCATTGCTTGTTCAGCATTCATTCCTTGAACTTCGCGAGCGATCAAACGAGATTTAGTCGGAGATACGCGAACGAATTTTAACAGTGCTCTTGCCATATCTCTTCCTTATTTCCCGATTTTCTTCTGTACGGAACCTTTGTGGCCCTTGAACGTACGTGTTGGTGCGAATTCACCAAGTTTGTAACCGATGTGGTTTTCCGTTACGAAAACCGGTACAAACTGACGGCCATTGTGGACGTTGAACGTCAAACCGATCATTTCCGGGAGGATCACGCTGCGGCGTGACCAGGTTTTGATAGGTTTAGTGTTTTTCGTCTCTTTGGCAGAAATCACTTTTTTCATAAGGTGTCCGTCGACAAACGGTCCTTTTTTTACCGATCTAGCCATTGATTAACCCTTTTTGCGACGAGAGATAATAAGTCTATCGCTCGATTTTTTACGACGTGTTTTAGCACCTTTGGTCGGTTTACCCCAAGGAGTAACCGGGTGACGTCCCGAGTTTGTTTTACCTTCACCACCACCGTGCGGGTGGTCGATTGGGTTCATCGCAGAACCACGCGTTTGCGGGCGGATACCCATGTGGCGTGTACGTCCCGCTTTACCGAGAACGATGTTGATGTACTCTTCGTTACCGACGATACCGATGGTTGCCATACATTCACCCAGAATGTAGCGCATCTCGCCCGATGGAAGACGAAGGGATACGTATTTGCCGTCACGTCCCATGATTTGAGCGGATGTTCCCGC from Campylobacterota bacterium harbors:
- the rpsC gene encoding 30S ribosomal protein S3, giving the protein MGQKVNPIGLRLGINRNWESRWFPNFKTAPVSLGEDHKIRTFLKKELYYAGVSNIVIERTAKRLRVTIIAARPGIIIGKKGSDIEKIKESLQNLIGKPVAVNIKEEKKAQASAQLVAENVATQLEKRVAFRRAMKKVMQNAQRSGAKGIKVSVAGRLGGAEIARTEWYLEGRVPLHTLRAKIDYGFAEAHTTYGVIGIKVWIFKGEVLTKGIQPEAKESKEERGEGEQRRPRRKAK
- the rplV gene encoding 50S ribosomal protein L22; its protein translation is MARALLKFVRVSPTKSRLIAREVQGMNAEQAMAALEFTPNKAAKIIAKVIASAVANSGQEAEDCVIKSCRVDAGPVLKRFMQRARGSASGIRKPTSHILVEVEGK
- the rpsS gene encoding 30S ribosomal protein S19; translation: MARSVKKGPFVDGHLMKKVISAKETKNTKPIKTWSRRSVILPEMIGLTFNVHNGRQFVPVFVTENHIGYKLGEFAPTRTFKGHKGSVQKKIGK